A window of the Agrococcus jejuensis genome harbors these coding sequences:
- a CDS encoding acetyl/propionyl/methylcrotonyl-CoA carboxylase subunit alpha — protein MPPITKVLVANRGEIAVRVVRAARDAGIGSVAVYAEPDRDAQHVQLADEAYSLHGSTSAESYLVIEKILSVARRSGADAVHPGYGFLAENADFARAVIDAGITWIGPSPDAIEQLGDKVSARHIAEKVGAPLAPGTLNPVETADEVVAFADEVGLPVAIKAAFGGGGRGLKVARTREEIPELFDSATREAIAAFGRGECFVEKYLDRPRHVETQCLADAHGNVVVVSTRDCSLQRRHQKLVEEAPAPFLTDDQVARLYESSKAILKEVGYVGAGTCEFLVGRDGTISFLEVNTRLQVEHPVSEEVTGIDLVREQFRLAAGGVLDYPDPVVQGHSFEFRINGEDAGAGFIPAPGPVHQFVPATGPGVRVDSGVVSGDVIGGQFDSLLAKLIVTGATREEALERSRRALAEFRVEGLPTVLPFHRVVVDDPAFAPADGEPFSIYTSWIESEFVNDIPRWGGEAGELGGPEARREVVVEADGKRIAVSMPARLFPETVATKGPAPRRTRIAAAGGATGGTIASPMQATVVKVAVEEGQHVVAGDLLVVLEAMKMEQPIQAPRDGVVTGLDAPIGTTISSGHRLLVIADADAA, from the coding sequence ATGCCCCCCATCACGAAGGTCCTCGTCGCCAATCGTGGCGAGATCGCCGTCCGAGTCGTCCGAGCAGCCCGGGATGCGGGGATCGGCAGCGTCGCCGTCTACGCAGAGCCCGACCGCGACGCGCAGCACGTGCAGCTCGCCGACGAGGCCTACTCGCTGCACGGGTCGACGAGCGCCGAGTCGTACCTCGTGATCGAGAAGATCCTCTCGGTCGCCCGCCGCTCCGGCGCCGACGCCGTGCACCCCGGCTACGGCTTCCTCGCCGAGAACGCCGACTTCGCCCGGGCCGTCATCGACGCCGGCATCACCTGGATCGGCCCGAGCCCCGACGCCATCGAGCAGCTCGGCGACAAGGTCTCGGCCCGCCACATCGCCGAGAAGGTCGGCGCTCCCCTCGCCCCCGGCACGCTCAACCCCGTCGAGACCGCGGACGAGGTCGTCGCGTTCGCCGACGAGGTGGGCCTGCCCGTCGCCATCAAGGCGGCGTTCGGCGGCGGCGGCCGCGGACTCAAGGTCGCCCGCACGCGCGAGGAGATCCCCGAGCTCTTCGACTCCGCGACGCGCGAGGCCATCGCGGCGTTCGGCCGCGGCGAGTGCTTCGTCGAGAAGTACCTCGACCGCCCCCGCCACGTCGAGACGCAGTGCCTCGCCGACGCGCACGGCAACGTCGTCGTCGTGTCGACGCGCGACTGCTCGCTGCAGCGCCGCCACCAGAAGCTCGTCGAGGAGGCGCCCGCGCCCTTCCTCACCGACGACCAGGTCGCGCGCCTCTACGAGTCGTCGAAGGCCATCCTCAAGGAGGTCGGCTACGTCGGCGCCGGCACGTGCGAGTTCCTCGTCGGCCGCGACGGCACCATCTCGTTCCTCGAGGTCAACACGCGCCTCCAGGTCGAGCACCCCGTGTCCGAGGAGGTCACGGGCATCGACCTCGTGCGCGAGCAGTTCCGCCTCGCCGCAGGCGGCGTGCTCGACTACCCGGACCCCGTCGTGCAGGGCCACTCGTTCGAGTTCCGCATCAACGGCGAGGATGCCGGCGCCGGCTTCATCCCCGCGCCCGGCCCCGTGCACCAGTTCGTGCCCGCCACCGGCCCCGGCGTGCGCGTCGACTCCGGCGTCGTCTCGGGCGACGTCATCGGCGGCCAGTTCGACTCGCTGCTCGCGAAGCTCATCGTGACCGGCGCGACGCGCGAGGAGGCGCTCGAGCGCTCGCGCCGCGCACTCGCGGAGTTCCGCGTCGAGGGTCTGCCGACCGTGCTGCCCTTCCACCGCGTCGTCGTCGACGACCCGGCCTTCGCGCCCGCCGACGGCGAGCCGTTCTCGATCTACACGTCGTGGATCGAGTCGGAGTTCGTCAACGACATCCCGCGCTGGGGTGGCGAGGCCGGCGAGCTCGGCGGCCCCGAGGCGCGCCGCGAGGTCGTCGTCGAGGCCGACGGCAAGCGCATCGCCGTGTCGATGCCCGCCCGCCTCTTCCCCGAGACCGTCGCCACCAAGGGCCCTGCCCCGCGCCGCACGCGCATCGCGGCCGCCGGCGGCGCGACCGGCGGCACCATCGCATCCCCCATGCAGGCCACGGTCGTGAAGGTCGCCGTCGAGGAGGGCCAGCACGTCGTCGCCGGCGACCTGCTCGTCGTGCTCGAGGCCATGAAGATGGAGCAGCCGATCCAGGCGCCGCGCGACGGCGTCGTGACGGGCCTCGACGCCCCCATCGGCACGACGATCTCGAGCGGCCACCGCCTGCTGGTGATCGCCGACGCCGACGCCGCCTGA
- a CDS encoding DUF6596 domain-containing protein, with protein sequence MTSARIDSAAFQDAWPQVVRALAAATGSIDEGEELAAEAFARASALAEAPASLVGWCIAVGRRAAIDAARRRATERGALPALHDESTGGARMSAIDDRVALLVVACDELLAPASRMVLAMRLVLGIDVDAIAAHLGLERGAAAARLTRAKRQLASQRGAFAVPTGDERARRMPVVLDCVHGLVAIGQRLAIDPDDALGDLVGHAESLAEALVRERPRDAEARAVLAIARLALARRPGRVVDGVAVPPEEVDRRRWDARRLGLGVDDALAAAGLAGDDPGRFALEARIAALHSAAPTAWDVPWALVARLHGAVEARWPARSATLSRLVAEAYALLVEAGLPTAPGGRLPSAPDGLERILADVAALDDGARATRRDVALVAADLAWRTSAPDAVDRYRALAALLADDAIASDPIRAFCERRAHG encoded by the coding sequence GTGACGAGCGCCCGCATCGACTCCGCTGCGTTCCAGGACGCATGGCCGCAGGTCGTGCGCGCCCTCGCGGCCGCGACCGGGTCGATCGACGAGGGCGAGGAGCTCGCCGCCGAGGCGTTCGCGCGCGCGTCCGCGCTGGCCGAGGCGCCCGCATCCCTCGTCGGCTGGTGCATCGCCGTGGGGCGGCGCGCCGCGATCGACGCCGCTCGGCGCCGCGCCACCGAGCGCGGCGCGCTGCCGGCGCTGCACGACGAGTCGACGGGAGGTGCGCGCATGTCGGCGATCGACGACCGCGTCGCGCTGCTCGTCGTCGCGTGCGACGAGCTGCTGGCGCCCGCGTCGCGCATGGTGCTCGCGATGCGGCTCGTGCTCGGCATCGACGTCGACGCCATCGCCGCGCACCTCGGGCTCGAGCGCGGCGCTGCCGCCGCCCGGCTCACGCGAGCGAAGCGGCAGCTCGCGTCGCAGCGCGGGGCCTTCGCGGTGCCGACGGGGGACGAGCGAGCGCGCCGCATGCCCGTGGTGCTCGACTGCGTGCACGGTCTCGTCGCGATCGGGCAGCGGCTCGCGATCGACCCCGACGACGCGCTCGGCGACCTCGTCGGGCACGCCGAGTCGCTCGCCGAGGCGCTCGTGCGCGAACGACCGCGCGACGCCGAGGCCCGCGCCGTGCTCGCCATCGCGCGCCTCGCCCTCGCGCGGCGGCCCGGCCGCGTCGTCGACGGCGTCGCCGTGCCGCCCGAGGAGGTGGATCGCCGCAGGTGGGATGCGCGCAGGCTCGGCCTGGGCGTCGACGACGCGCTCGCCGCCGCGGGGCTCGCGGGCGACGACCCCGGCCGCTTCGCGCTCGAGGCCCGGATCGCCGCGCTGCACTCCGCGGCGCCGACCGCGTGGGATGTGCCGTGGGCGCTCGTCGCCCGCCTGCACGGCGCCGTCGAGGCGCGCTGGCCCGCGCGGTCGGCGACCCTCTCCCGCCTCGTCGCGGAGGCGTACGCGCTGCTCGTCGAGGCGGGGCTGCCGACCGCGCCCGGCGGTCGGCTGCCGTCCGCGCCCGACGGGCTCGAGCGCATCCTCGCCGACGTCGCCGCCCTCGACGACGGCGCTCGCGCCACGCGCCGCGACGTCGCGCTCGTCGCCGCGGACCTCGCGTGGCGCACCTCGGCGCCCGACGCCGTCGACCGCTACCGCGCGCTCGCGGCGCTGCTCGCCGACGACGCCATCGCATCCGACCCGATCCGAGCCTTCTGCGAGCGACGCGCCCACGGGTGA
- a CDS encoding purine-nucleoside phosphorylase, translating into MTQHPLDAAGADPIQVARAAADDIRRITGVDRHDIALTLGSGWAKAADLVGETTHTIDPTEVTGFSKPALEGHSGTIRSVLLADGRRALVIGARTHYYEGHGVRRVVHSVRTAAQTGASIMVLTNGAGGIRETWTPGQPVLISDHINLTADSPLEGATFVDLTDLYSSRLRDVARSVDASLDEGVYCQFRGPHYETPAEVQMAKAIGGHIVGMSTALEAIAAREAGMEVLGFSLVTNLAAGIQQTPLSHEEVIEAGRTAEPVISRLLADVVAAIGRA; encoded by the coding sequence ATGACCCAGCACCCCCTCGACGCCGCGGGAGCCGACCCGATCCAGGTCGCCCGCGCAGCAGCCGACGACATCCGCCGCATCACGGGCGTCGACCGCCACGACATCGCCCTCACCCTGGGCTCGGGATGGGCGAAGGCCGCCGACCTCGTCGGCGAGACGACGCACACGATCGACCCGACCGAGGTGACGGGCTTCTCGAAGCCCGCCCTCGAGGGCCACTCGGGCACGATCCGCTCGGTGCTGCTCGCCGACGGCCGCCGCGCCCTCGTCATCGGCGCACGCACGCACTACTACGAGGGCCACGGCGTGCGCCGCGTCGTGCACTCGGTGCGCACCGCCGCGCAGACCGGTGCGTCGATCATGGTGCTCACGAACGGCGCGGGCGGCATCCGCGAGACGTGGACGCCCGGCCAGCCCGTGCTCATCTCCGACCACATCAACCTCACGGCCGACTCGCCGCTCGAGGGCGCGACGTTCGTCGACCTCACCGACCTGTACTCGTCGCGCCTGCGCGACGTCGCCCGCTCGGTCGACGCGTCGCTCGACGAGGGCGTGTACTGCCAGTTCCGCGGCCCGCACTACGAGACGCCCGCCGAGGTGCAGATGGCGAAGGCGATCGGCGGCCACATCGTGGGCATGTCGACGGCGCTCGAGGCGATCGCGGCCCGCGAGGCCGGCATGGAGGTGCTGGGCTTCTCGCTCGTCACGAACCTCGCCGCCGGCATCCAGCAGACGCCGCTGAGCCACGAGGAGGTCATCGAGGCCGGCCGCACCGCCGAGCCCGTGATCTCGCGCCTGCTCGCCGACGTCGTCGCAGCGATCGGCCGCGCGTGA
- a CDS encoding endonuclease domain-containing protein has protein sequence MEVEQALESLGGIASLEQMRARGIGRAEILEARRRATVFKVRRGWCALRTADAQLVAAVRIRGQATCITATRALGLWTFDDGRLHVAVPGNGSRLNPRVEGAPPAHLDASVLVHWRARTAAPTMARQPLREVVQHVVECQPPELALAVLDSAVHEGRCSLDWLRRTLDGTARGRMLAAEVDPGAGAGGESIVRWRLRQEGIRVRTQVWIDGLGPRDFVVGDRLVVEIDGREHHALVEGFARDRWLDRELQLRGYDVLRFTYAEVLHDWPRVLADIRRMVSVDRHRTRAGR, from the coding sequence ATGGAAGTGGAGCAGGCGCTCGAGTCGTTGGGCGGCATCGCGAGCCTCGAGCAGATGCGTGCCCGAGGGATCGGCCGTGCCGAGATCCTCGAGGCGCGGCGCAGGGCGACGGTGTTCAAGGTGCGGCGCGGATGGTGCGCCCTCCGCACCGCGGATGCGCAGCTCGTCGCGGCCGTGCGCATCCGTGGCCAGGCGACGTGCATCACCGCGACCCGCGCGCTCGGGCTCTGGACCTTCGACGATGGTCGGTTGCACGTCGCGGTGCCGGGCAACGGATCTCGACTGAACCCTCGCGTCGAGGGCGCACCGCCCGCGCATCTCGACGCATCCGTGCTCGTGCACTGGCGTGCGCGTACCGCCGCGCCGACGATGGCGCGTCAGCCCCTGCGCGAGGTGGTGCAGCACGTCGTCGAATGCCAACCGCCGGAGCTCGCGCTCGCGGTGCTCGACTCGGCAGTGCATGAGGGCAGGTGCTCGCTCGACTGGCTCCGGCGCACCCTCGATGGCACGGCTCGGGGGCGGATGCTCGCCGCCGAGGTCGATCCCGGCGCGGGTGCTGGTGGCGAGAGCATCGTGCGGTGGCGCCTGCGCCAGGAGGGCATCCGGGTGCGGACGCAGGTCTGGATCGACGGGCTGGGCCCGCGGGACTTCGTCGTCGGAGACCGTCTGGTCGTCGAGATCGACGGCCGCGAGCATCACGCGCTCGTCGAAGGCTTCGCGCGCGACCGATGGCTCGACAGGGAGCTGCAGCTGCGGGGCTACGACGTCCTGCGCTTCACGTACGCGGAGGTGCTGCACGACTGGCCGCGCGTGCTCGCCGACATCCGACGCATGGTCAGCGTCGACCGCCATCGCACGCGCGCCGGCCGCTGA
- a CDS encoding YciI family protein, with the protein MTTYAYFIHESDWDSDAYMPADGSKADGLSEDFGEFGAFEERVRELGGTIVGGQALQNARYGGRVTPGGEGRREEDAVFTDGANPELTEVVSGFYLIDVDDEDVARRIAAYVPTGGHIEWRRVFPME; encoded by the coding sequence ATGACGACGTACGCGTACTTCATCCACGAGTCCGACTGGGACAGCGACGCCTACATGCCCGCCGATGGCAGCAAGGCCGACGGGCTCAGCGAGGACTTCGGCGAGTTCGGTGCGTTCGAGGAGCGCGTGCGCGAGCTCGGCGGCACGATCGTGGGCGGCCAGGCGCTGCAGAACGCGCGCTACGGCGGCCGCGTGACGCCCGGCGGCGAGGGGCGTCGCGAGGAGGACGCCGTCTTCACCGACGGTGCGAACCCCGAGCTCACCGAGGTCGTCAGCGGCTTCTACCTCATCGACGTCGACGACGAGGACGTCGCGCGTCGCATCGCTGCCTACGTGCCCACGGGTGGGCACATCGAGTGGCGCCGCGTCTTCCCGATGGAGTGA
- a CDS encoding M15 family metallopeptidase, producing the protein MTTAAAPPHRRRRALVAVGLVAAALATIAVPTALERALDALASGGSVVELSRVLPIGDAAEPGVDDGLLPDGPVSPYADVPAITGLAPDLLAALRAASDAAAADGVEVVVNSGWRSAALQQAMLDEAIVTYGSAEEAARWVSTPDESAHVTGDAVDVGGWDGADWMGRHGWAWGLCQTYANESWHFELRPEAVDGACPPMASDPTAAH; encoded by the coding sequence ATGACCACCGCCGCTGCACCCCCGCACCGCCGCCGTCGCGCGCTCGTCGCCGTCGGCCTCGTCGCCGCCGCGCTCGCGACCATCGCCGTGCCCACCGCGCTCGAGCGAGCGCTCGATGCGCTCGCGTCGGGCGGCTCGGTCGTCGAGCTCTCGCGCGTGCTGCCGATCGGCGACGCCGCCGAGCCGGGCGTCGACGACGGGCTGCTGCCCGACGGACCCGTGTCGCCGTACGCCGACGTGCCCGCCATCACGGGCCTCGCACCCGACCTGCTCGCGGCGCTGCGCGCCGCATCCGACGCCGCGGCCGCCGACGGCGTCGAGGTCGTCGTCAACTCGGGCTGGCGCTCGGCCGCGCTGCAGCAGGCGATGCTCGACGAGGCCATCGTCACCTACGGCTCGGCCGAGGAGGCCGCGCGCTGGGTGTCGACCCCCGACGAGTCGGCGCACGTCACGGGCGACGCCGTCGACGTCGGCGGCTGGGACGGCGCCGACTGGATGGGGCGTCACGGATGGGCGTGGGGCCTCTGCCAGACGTACGCGAACGAGTCGTGGCACTTCGAGCTGCGGCCGGAGGCCGTCGACGGCGCGTGCCCGCCCATGGCGTCGGACCCGACCGCGGCGCACTGA
- a CDS encoding NAD(P)H-quinone dehydrogenase — translation MSVFERQQRVVIVGGGPGGYEAALAGAQQGADVTLIERVGVGGSAVLTDVVPSKSLIATAESAAAIRDASSLGVQFFARGETGRPSKPEVAVNLRAVNRRLLALAAQQSLDMAADLERAGVHIVQGEGRLVSPTRVSVSTGRKGADFDEVEADTIVISVGASPRMLPSAMPDGERILTWTQLYGLEDVPEHLIVVGSGVTGAEFASAYSNMGSKVTLVSSRDQVLPGEDADAAAVIEDVFTRQGMTLLAKSRADKVERSDDGVVVTLSDGRTVEGSHCLMAVGSIPNTAGIGLQEAGVQLTESGHILVNRVARTNLPSVYAVGDCSNALPLASVASMQGRTAMFHALGDAVHPISMRTVASNIFTQPEIATVGWTAKEIEDGIAQGEIHEVHLSTNPRAKMMGIQDGFVKLFARTGSGTVIGGVVVAPKASELIYPIAMAAEHRLTVDMVARVFPVYPSLTGSIADAARAMHRVAD, via the coding sequence GTGAGCGTGTTCGAGCGGCAGCAGCGGGTGGTCATCGTCGGTGGCGGACCCGGCGGGTACGAGGCGGCCCTCGCGGGTGCGCAGCAGGGCGCCGACGTCACGCTCATCGAGCGCGTCGGCGTGGGCGGCTCGGCCGTGCTCACCGACGTCGTGCCATCGAAGTCGCTCATCGCGACCGCCGAGTCGGCCGCCGCCATCCGCGACGCGTCGAGCCTCGGCGTGCAGTTCTTCGCCCGCGGCGAGACGGGGCGCCCGTCGAAGCCCGAGGTCGCCGTCAACCTGCGCGCCGTCAACCGTCGCCTGCTGGCGCTCGCGGCGCAGCAGTCGCTCGACATGGCCGCCGACCTCGAGCGCGCAGGCGTGCACATCGTGCAGGGCGAGGGGCGTCTCGTGTCGCCGACGCGCGTGTCGGTGTCGACGGGCCGCAAGGGCGCCGACTTCGACGAGGTCGAGGCCGACACCATCGTCATCTCCGTGGGCGCGAGCCCGCGCATGCTGCCGTCGGCGATGCCCGACGGCGAGCGCATCCTCACGTGGACGCAGCTGTACGGGCTCGAGGACGTGCCCGAGCACCTCATCGTCGTGGGCTCGGGCGTCACGGGCGCGGAGTTCGCCAGCGCCTACTCGAACATGGGCTCGAAGGTCACGCTCGTGTCGAGCCGCGACCAGGTGCTGCCCGGCGAGGACGCGGATGCCGCGGCCGTGATCGAGGACGTGTTCACGCGCCAGGGCATGACGCTGCTCGCGAAGTCGCGGGCCGACAAGGTCGAGCGCTCCGACGACGGGGTCGTCGTCACGCTCTCCGACGGCCGCACCGTCGAGGGCTCGCACTGCCTCATGGCCGTCGGCTCCATCCCGAACACCGCCGGGATCGGGCTGCAGGAGGCGGGCGTGCAGCTCACCGAGTCGGGCCACATCCTCGTGAACCGCGTCGCGCGCACGAACCTGCCGAGCGTCTACGCCGTCGGCGACTGCTCGAACGCGCTGCCGCTCGCGTCGGTCGCATCGATGCAGGGCCGCACGGCCATGTTCCACGCGCTCGGCGACGCCGTGCACCCCATCTCGATGCGCACGGTCGCGTCGAACATCTTCACGCAGCCCGAGATCGCGACCGTCGGCTGGACGGCGAAGGAGATCGAGGACGGCATCGCGCAGGGCGAGATCCACGAGGTGCACCTGTCGACGAACCCGCGCGCGAAGATGATGGGCATCCAGGACGGCTTCGTGAAGCTCTTCGCCCGTACGGGCTCCGGCACCGTCATCGGCGGCGTCGTCGTGGCGCCGAAGGCCTCGGAGCTCATCTACCCGATCGCGATGGCCGCCGAGCACCGCCTCACGGTCGACATGGTCGCGCGCGTCTTCCCCGTCTACCCGTCGCTCACGGGCTCCATCGCCGACGCCGCGCGCGCGATGCACCGCGTCGCCGACTGA
- a CDS encoding sensor histidine kinase — protein MSVRLRLALSYAAVVVVAGALLLAVVYVFLLRYVPAGPIDSANGFIPNRGDLARAFTPAAALAMGVLLVVGVVGGWLLAGRMLAPLDRIGDAARLVTQGSLAHRIRLPGRRDELRDLADAFDGMLDRLEAHVAEQQRFAANASHELRTPLATMQALLDVARATPPDDVPALLTRLHAVNARAIDLTESLLLLARADGRAFARERVDLSLAAEDAVETLLPRAEARGIAVEASTAAAVVVGAPALLHQLATNLVDNAIVHNLDASGRIHVETGERGGVAWLAVESTGARIAPEEAVTLAEPFRRGAGRTHDRDRPGVGLGLAIVRSIVEAHDGVLLLRARPDGGLRVTVELPTAPAPVA, from the coding sequence GTGAGCGTGCGCCTGCGGCTCGCCCTCAGCTACGCGGCGGTCGTCGTGGTGGCGGGCGCGCTGCTGCTCGCCGTCGTCTACGTCTTCCTGCTGCGCTACGTGCCCGCGGGGCCGATCGACTCGGCGAACGGCTTCATCCCCAACCGCGGCGACCTCGCGCGCGCGTTCACGCCTGCCGCTGCGCTGGCGATGGGCGTGCTGCTCGTCGTGGGCGTCGTCGGCGGGTGGCTGCTCGCCGGCCGCATGCTCGCCCCGCTCGACCGCATCGGCGACGCCGCGCGGCTCGTGACGCAGGGCTCGCTCGCCCACCGCATCCGCCTGCCGGGTCGTCGCGACGAGCTGCGCGACCTCGCCGACGCGTTCGACGGCATGCTCGATCGGCTCGAGGCGCACGTCGCCGAGCAGCAGCGGTTCGCGGCGAACGCGTCGCACGAGCTGCGCACGCCGCTCGCGACGATGCAGGCGCTGCTCGACGTGGCGCGGGCGACGCCGCCCGACGACGTGCCTGCCCTGCTGACGCGGCTGCACGCCGTCAACGCGCGAGCGATCGACCTCACGGAGTCGCTGCTGCTGCTCGCCCGCGCCGACGGTCGGGCGTTCGCTCGCGAGCGCGTCGACCTGTCGCTCGCGGCCGAGGATGCCGTCGAGACGCTGCTGCCGCGGGCCGAGGCGCGCGGCATCGCCGTGGAGGCGTCGACGGCGGCCGCGGTCGTCGTGGGCGCCCCGGCGCTGCTGCACCAGCTCGCGACGAACCTCGTCGACAACGCGATCGTGCACAACCTCGACGCCAGCGGGCGCATCCACGTCGAGACGGGCGAGCGCGGCGGCGTCGCGTGGCTCGCGGTCGAGAGCACGGGCGCGCGCATCGCCCCCGAGGAGGCCGTGACGCTCGCCGAGCCGTTCCGCCGCGGCGCCGGGCGCACCCACGACCGCGATCGCCCCGGCGTGGGGCTCGGCCTCGCGATCGTGCGCAGCATCGTCGAGGCGCACGACGGCGTGCTGCTGCTGCGCGCGAGGCCCGACGGCGGCCTGCGCGTCACGGTCGAGCTGCCGACGGCGCCCGCGCCTGTGGCGTAG
- a CDS encoding VanZ family protein gives MGFGSTPALTAIAVAVGVTVLVWVPASILLLRRRGRLDWRTASLSIGALAYACAVIVATLFPTGACYLPFTAQLVPGASVLDVLEQGGIALSNPALRQMLLTVLLFVPLGMLVRRRGRPGIVATVAIGLGVAALVEVTQLTGTFGLAACQYRLFDVDDVLLGGVGALVGGLAAPLVRRLPGQSDARLHALPQPLTARRRLGAMAIDVGVSIGIGGAVMVLGIGGVGLVVLLTSGSEREAPVALVNAIGVVVGASGALAAAIVHLLVVLRTGRTVGELAGSLDARRETGEPAGIGRRAARWALGIGGWTLLSAFAFDPVTQSLAVLWAAAAIVLAFRSRAHSGLPLRLTRQLARDARDPR, from the coding sequence ATGGGGTTCGGATCGACGCCGGCGCTCACGGCGATCGCGGTCGCGGTGGGGGTCACGGTGCTCGTCTGGGTGCCCGCATCCATCCTGCTGCTGCGTCGGCGGGGACGGCTCGACTGGCGCACGGCGTCGCTGTCGATCGGCGCGCTCGCCTACGCGTGCGCCGTGATCGTCGCGACGCTCTTCCCCACGGGCGCGTGCTATCTGCCCTTCACGGCGCAGCTCGTGCCGGGTGCATCGGTGCTCGACGTGCTCGAGCAGGGCGGCATCGCGCTGTCGAACCCCGCGCTGCGGCAGATGCTGCTCACGGTGCTGCTGTTCGTGCCGCTCGGCATGCTCGTGCGGCGCCGCGGCCGGCCGGGCATCGTCGCGACCGTCGCGATCGGCCTCGGCGTCGCGGCGCTCGTCGAGGTGACGCAGCTCACCGGCACGTTCGGCCTCGCCGCCTGCCAGTACCGGCTGTTCGACGTCGACGACGTGCTGCTCGGTGGCGTGGGCGCGCTCGTCGGCGGCCTCGCGGCGCCGCTCGTGCGGCGGCTGCCCGGGCAGTCCGACGCGCGACTCCACGCGCTGCCGCAGCCGCTCACGGCGCGGCGCCGGCTCGGCGCGATGGCGATCGACGTCGGCGTCTCGATCGGCATCGGCGGCGCCGTCATGGTGCTGGGGATCGGCGGCGTCGGCCTCGTGGTGCTGCTGACGTCGGGCTCGGAGCGCGAGGCGCCCGTCGCGCTCGTCAACGCGATCGGTGTCGTGGTCGGCGCATCCGGGGCCCTCGCCGCCGCGATCGTGCACCTGCTCGTCGTGCTGCGCACGGGTCGCACCGTCGGCGAGCTCGCCGGCTCGCTCGATGCGCGCCGCGAGACGGGGGAGCCCGCCGGCATCGGCCGCCGCGCCGCCCGCTGGGCGCTCGGCATCGGCGGCTGGACCCTCCTGTCGGCGTTCGCCTTCGACCCGGTGACGCAGTCACTCGCCGTCCTCTGGGCGGCGGCGGCGATCGTGCTGGCCTTCCGCTCCCGCGCCCACTCGGGCCTCCCCCTCCGCCTCACGCGCCAGCTCGCGAGGGACGCGCGCGACCCCCGCTGA
- a CDS encoding MOSC domain-containing protein, which translates to MTSARVVSVSRDDRHRFSKPPRASITLVAGHGVEGDAHAGATVQHVSRMRRDPTTPNLRQVHLIHRELFDELTADVAPGDLGENVTTEGIVLLDLPRGTRLRLGDEAVVEVTGLRNPCVQIERFEPGLLKEVVHTDADGAVVRKTGVMAIVVAGGVVRPDDAIVVELPDGAHEALDVV; encoded by the coding sequence ATGACCTCCGCACGCGTCGTCTCCGTCAGCCGCGACGATCGGCACCGCTTCTCGAAGCCGCCGCGCGCGTCGATCACCCTCGTCGCCGGCCACGGCGTCGAGGGCGACGCGCACGCGGGCGCCACGGTGCAGCACGTGTCGCGCATGCGCCGCGACCCGACCACGCCCAACCTGCGGCAGGTGCACCTCATCCACCGCGAGCTCTTCGACGAGCTCACGGCCGACGTCGCGCCCGGCGACCTCGGCGAGAACGTGACGACCGAGGGCATCGTGCTGCTCGACCTGCCGCGCGGCACGCGGCTGCGGCTCGGCGACGAGGCCGTCGTCGAGGTCACGGGGCTGCGCAACCCGTGCGTGCAGATCGAGCGGTTCGAGCCCGGCCTGCTGAAGGAGGTCGTGCACACGGATGCCGACGGCGCGGTCGTGCGCAAGACGGGCGTCATGGCGATCGTCGTCGCCGGCGGCGTCGTGCGGCCCGACGATGCGATCGTCGTCGAGCTGCCCGATGGCGCGCACGAGGCGCTCGACGTCGTCTGA
- a CDS encoding response regulator transcription factor yields MRVLVVEDEPLLAEAIRDGLRLEAIAADVALDGDSALELLALTTYDAAVLDRDVPGVAGDEIARSIVADGSGTPILMLTAADRLDDKASGFEVGADDYVTKPFAMRELVLRLRALDRRRARPRPPVREIAGLRLDPFRREVHRDGRYVALTRKQFAVLEVLVDAAGGVVSAETLLERAWDEHADPFTNAVRITVSTLRKRLGEPWIVRTVPGVGYRIASDDDEHDEPTEAQAGAADADPQA; encoded by the coding sequence GTGCGCGTGCTGGTGGTCGAGGACGAGCCGCTGCTGGCGGAGGCCATTCGCGACGGCCTGCGGCTCGAGGCCATCGCCGCCGACGTCGCGCTCGACGGCGACAGCGCGCTCGAGCTGCTCGCCCTCACGACGTACGACGCGGCGGTGCTCGACCGCGACGTGCCCGGCGTCGCGGGCGACGAGATCGCCCGCAGCATCGTCGCGGACGGCTCGGGCACGCCCATCCTCATGCTCACGGCCGCCGATCGGCTCGACGACAAGGCGTCGGGGTTCGAGGTCGGCGCCGACGACTACGTCACGAAGCCGTTCGCGATGCGCGAGCTCGTGCTGCGGCTGCGCGCCCTCGACCGCCGGCGTGCGCGGCCGCGGCCGCCCGTGCGGGAGATCGCGGGGCTGCGCCTCGACCCGTTCCGCCGCGAGGTGCACCGCGACGGCCGCTACGTCGCGCTCACGCGCAAGCAGTTCGCGGTGCTCGAGGTGCTCGTGGATGCGGCCGGGGGCGTCGTGAGCGCCGAGACGCTGCTCGAGCGCGCATGGGACGAGCACGCCGACCCCTTCACGAACGCGGTGCGCATCACGGTGTCGACGCTGCGCAAGCGGCTCGGCGAGCCGTGGATCGTGCGCACGGTGCCTGGCGTCGGCTACCGCATCGCGAGCGACGACGACGAGCACGACGAGCCGACCGAGGCGCAGGCGGGAGCAGCGGATGCCGACCCCCAGGCGTGA